One segment of Stappia sp. 28M-7 DNA contains the following:
- a CDS encoding SRPBCC family protein produces MKLDPETDLILKRTLKAPRSILWECWTTPEHIKHFFVPRPHKVTACEIDLRVGGRFNTTFEVEGNEMANEGVFLEVVPEEKLVFTDAYTEDWKPAPDPFMTAILLLEDDGNGGTTYTAIARHRSTDARKTHEDMGFHDGWGTVSEQLDAYALELLKSR; encoded by the coding sequence ATGAAACTTGATCCGGAAACCGATCTCATCCTGAAGCGCACGCTCAAGGCGCCGCGTTCGATCCTGTGGGAATGCTGGACGACACCCGAGCACATCAAGCACTTCTTCGTGCCACGGCCCCACAAGGTCACTGCCTGCGAGATCGACCTGCGGGTCGGCGGCCGCTTCAACACCACCTTCGAGGTGGAAGGCAACGAGATGGCGAACGAGGGCGTGTTCCTCGAGGTGGTCCCGGAGGAGAAGCTGGTTTTCACCGATGCCTACACCGAGGACTGGAAGCCCGCCCCGGATCCGTTCATGACGGCCATCCTGCTGCTGGAGGATGATGGCAATGGCGGCACGACCTACACCGCAATCGCCCGGCACCGCTCGACCGACGCCCGCAAGACCCACGAGGACATGGGCTTCCACGACGGCTGGGGCACGGTATCGGAACAGCTAGACGCCTATGCGCTTGAGCTGTTGAAGTCGCGATAG
- a CDS encoding helix-turn-helix transcriptional regulator produces the protein MAKHDPDLNLKFAALGDETRRAVVSRLARGPASVSELASAHAMALPSFMGHLSRLEAAGLIETTKKGRVRYCRLAADGIAPVTHWLVEQQSLWTSRMDQFDAYVAKIVKERNDET, from the coding sequence ATGGCTAAGCATGATCCGGACCTGAACCTCAAGTTCGCCGCTCTTGGCGACGAAACCCGCAGGGCGGTGGTCTCCCGCCTCGCACGAGGTCCTGCATCGGTGAGTGAACTGGCCTCGGCTCACGCCATGGCCCTCCCTTCGTTCATGGGTCACCTGTCCAGGCTGGAAGCGGCCGGGCTGATCGAGACGACGAAGAAGGGACGCGTGAGATACTGCCGGCTTGCGGCGGACGGGATAGCGCCCGTCACTCATTGGCTGGTGGAACAGCAGTCGCTCTGGACGTCCCGCATGGACCAGTTCGACGCCTATGTCGCCAAGATCGTGAAAGAGAGAAACGATGAAACTTGA